DNA sequence from the Suricata suricatta isolate VVHF042 chromosome 14, meerkat_22Aug2017_6uvM2_HiC, whole genome shotgun sequence genome:
GAGCAATGACCTGGAGGCTAAGAGCCTGAGCCTCAGAGCAACGCAAGCCTAAGTTCAAGTCCAGGTTCTACTACTTACCTGGGCCTCTATGTTCTCTTCCATAAAACGAGGATAAACAGGATCCACACTACCTTGGGAGGCTGGGGTAGGAGCTACACGTGCCATGGGTTGGGATGAAGTGGTAACGTGGTACACTCCCACTCACCATCATGCAAAGTGGGACCCTCAGGTGAGCCAGGCTTCCTAACACAATGAAGAAAGCAGCTCCACCACTCGCTAGGGTGTCACTGAAGACACATGCACCCAAAGAACTGAACCCGAATGTAATCAAGgactgggtggcacagtcggttaagcatcagattcttgatctcggctcaggtcctgagctcacagtttatgagttcaagccccgcactgggttctgtgctgatggaatggagcctgcttgggattctgtctcttctctctgtcctttccctgtctgcatgtgcacgctctctctctctcaaaacaaacaaacttaaaaaagaaaattttaaaaactacagggAGAGGGGAATAAAACAAACAGCATCAGTGAGCCATAACAACAAATATAAACCCATTAAGTGGACTACTCCAAAGGACAACACAGTTCTTCAAGTTGACGGCATGAGGGACAAAGGTGAGGGCATCTCATCTCAAAGGGACTTCAAAAGAGGTGGCCACTATCCTCATTTGCCATCCCTGTATGGTCATTAATGTGGCCCCTTCCATTTCACTCTCGTAAATGTGCTGATGTGGacacaaaaacatgcaaattaaGCATCAATTATTAAGCATAAGCATCAATTATATCTGGGGTAACACTGTGATTACAAAACgtgttttcaaaaaaatttttttaatgttcattcgttttcaagacagagcatgagcaggggaggggcagaagaacagggagacacagaatacaaagcaggctccaggctctgagctgtcagcacagagtctgactccgGGTTCAActccacgagctgtgagatcatggcctgggccgatgatcacactcaactgactgactcacccaggggCCCgacaaaatgtcttttttttttttttttttttttgagagacagagagagacagcattatcaggggagggtgagagagagagggagacacagaatccaaagacaggcttcaggccctgagctgtcagcacagagcccaaagtggggcttgaacccacaaccgtgagatcatgacctgaaccgaagccagatgctcaactgactgagccacccaggcgctcttttttttttttaatatctaaaaaagTATTCTAAAGTATTGAATATAATGATGTCTGAGATTTCCCCTAAAATGctccagaaaaagaagaacaggaCGAAGCAAGCATGGCAAGATGGGGATAATTGCAGAAGCTGAGGGAGATGGCTACTGAGTGTTTACTGCAGTTTCCAGTTTTGTGCATTTTCGTTTGcattaaaaagactgaaaaaataaacagcaaacaaTTGAAAACGTGCCAGGTACACGCCTGAGTCGGGTTTGCTGGGTTAATGGAGCCTGGCAGAGGTGGAGCCTCACCCTGGGAGTAGAGGTGCACGCGGTGAATTCTCCTCTTCAGCTGCTCCAGGCGCCGGTGCATCTCCAGGGCACCCATGCTGTTGCAACAATTCAGTTCCCCCTGGACTGCACAGAAGAACTTTGCCTAcaaggggagaggcagggcaggaggaCGCGGGAAGGGTGAGACAGCTACCTACAGCACTCCCACCAGGGGTGTCTTCAGACCCTGCAGCTCCAGCTAGGCTCTAtggcgccctccccccaccccatccccaaccTCCCTTCTTCAGAGCTCCGCCCCAAAGGATGGCTAGCAGGAGCAGCGACAGCACCGGCCCCTTCTTTCCCCACCCCATTCCCTGAAGCCCCGCCTGCCGGCTCGCacccagaggaaggagaggagcccGCGCGCCTCATACTCGGCCAGCTTGCCCTTGCGCACCGCCCTCTCGGCCAGCGCGGGGTTGTGGTCGATACTGCGGAAGAGGCGGCGCAGCGCGCGCTCCGTGTAGGTGGCCGCCTGCCTCTCGAAGTCCTCCTCAGAGATGAGCTGGCAGAAGGTCACGCTCTGGGGCAACTCGCTGTCGAACTCGTCCAGGACCTCCATCTGAGA
Encoded proteins:
- the LOC115278427 gene encoding uncharacterized protein LOC115278427 isoform X4; this translates as MEVLDEFDSELPQSVTFCQLISEEDFERQAATYTERALRRLFRSIDHNPALAERAVRKGKLAEYEARGLLSFLWAKFFCAVQGELNCCNSMGALEMHRRLEQLKRRIHRVHLYSQDAKKKKRKPKLKKPEPILLRNRSTSPCLPPIVLPPPPLPSTATTMASMVASSPPVYPMPRVFGPFPPLPRKTVNGEGGSYKIRSEKLGRPVIKPKEPHG